The Salicibibacter halophilus DNA window GATGGCGGGCAATATTTTTCAGCTGTAAAAAAATCGTCCTCGAAGAGGAGGTTTCATTGAACGATAATCAGGAAATGAATGAACAAAAGAAGCAAAAAGCAATGAATGCGCGAATGGTTCGCCGGATTGTCTTCTGGATCGTGCTTGCGCTTGTTATACTCGCGATCATCGGTTTGGTATCCGGGTATTTCTATGTGCGGGCAGCGGTGAGCCCGATGGACGAACAGGATGACTCGGAAGTTGAAGTTGAAATTCCGGGCGGTTCCTCGATGAGGGACATCGGAGAACGCTTGGAAGGGGAAGATTTGATTTCCGACAGCACTTTTTTTCATTACTATTCACGATGGCAAAACGCCTCCGGTTTGCAGGCCGGTATCTATGAATTGAATCGATCGATGGATCTTGATGAAATCTTGGATACCATGCAAGAAGGGCCGCACAGGGAAGCATATGCCATCTCCTATACGGTTCCGGAAGGGTTGTGGCTGGAGGATATTGCAGCAACCATCTCGGAAGCGTCGCCTCATGGGATAGACGAAGTGGTGGATGTGCTCGATAACGAGGATTATGTGGAAGGCTTAATAGAAGAACACGAATTATTGAGTGAAGAAATGCTGGACGATGCTATACGCTATCCGTTGGAAGGGTATTTGTTCCCGGCAACTTACGAGTTTTTAGATGAAGAGGTATCCGTCGAATGGATGGCGGAATCCATG harbors:
- the mltG gene encoding endolytic transglycosylase MltG; protein product: MNDNQEMNEQKKQKAMNARMVRRIVFWIVLALVILAIIGLVSGYFYVRAAVSPMDEQDDSEVEVEIPGGSSMRDIGERLEGEDLISDSTFFHYYSRWQNASGLQAGIYELNRSMDLDEILDTMQEGPHREAYAISYTVPEGLWLEDIAATISEASPHGIDEVVDVLDNEDYVEGLIEEHELLSEEMLDDAIRYPLEGYLFPATYEFLDEEVSVEWMAESMLQQTFDVYEQVAGEADGEHADDLHEVLTLASIVEREAQTEEDRRLIAGVLFNRLDEGMPLEVDPTVAYAQGEHLYMTSLEDIEIDDPFNTYQNDGLPPGPIASPGEDSIRAVFEPEDTEYLFFYARVTGEVIYSQTYEEHQEVHETYRDEWIEAQEEEESDE